GATCTATGCCAACTTCGGCGGCGCAAATCCGAATGCCGGGCTGGCTGAAGTGACTATGCGGAAATCGGTGTTCCGTCCCATCATCGATGGCGGCGTGAACTACATCACGCTGCGCGGCTTCACCATGTCGCATGCGGCGCCGAACTGGTCGCCGCCCAGCCCGAAAACATCGGATCAGGAAGGGCTGATTAGCACCTATCGCGGTACGCACTGGATTATTGAGAACAATATCATCTCGGACTCGCGGACGGTCGGCATTGTCAGCGGGTCATTACAGAACAACAATGGAGGAACCTACGACACGAGGGGCCATCACATTGTCCGCGGCAACATCATCCGGAACTGCGGTCAGTCCGGCATTTGCGGGCGCACCGGGTGGGCCGCGAGTCTGATCGAAGGCAATCTGATCGAGGAGATCAACCCGCTCATGGAATTCGGCGGATGGGAAACGGCCGGCATCAAGATTCACGCTTCAGCGGACTACACGATCAAGAATAACGTGATCCGCGGCGTGTATGGCAAAGGCAATGGGGTCCACCACGGTATCTGGATAGACTGGGCCAATCAGAACGTGAGAATCACGGGCAATATCATCTACAACACGGCTCAGGCGGCCCTGTATTTCGAAAAGAACATCGGCGGTCACCTCGTTGACAACAATGTGATTGTGGGCAAAGGAGTTAAAGAGCAGGCGCATCAGGTCCTGCTGGTCCATAATCTCATGATTGATGCCGGGACATTCTTTGGCCGAGACGGTCGCCAGGCTCAGTACTGGGAACCTCACACCTATACGCAAAAGGGCGTATGGACCATGGAGACGGGCGCCGACCGTTTTTACAACAACATCTATGTCGGCGTAGGGCCCGGCGGCAAACAGACTGAGCAACCCAAAGCCGCCGATTTCAACGTGTACTACAAAGGCGCCAAGAAGGCAGCCTTTGAAGGCACCCAGTCGCGCGTGGTTTCCGATTTTGATCCCGGCTTCACGTTGAAATCCCTGCCCGACGGCGCGGA
This window of the Lentisphaerota bacterium genome carries:
- a CDS encoding right-handed parallel beta-helix repeat-containing protein, with the protein product IYANFGGANPNAGLAEVTMRKSVFRPIIDGGVNYITLRGFTMSHAAPNWSPPSPKTSDQEGLISTYRGTHWIIENNIISDSRTVGIVSGSLQNNNGGTYDTRGHHIVRGNIIRNCGQSGICGRTGWAASLIEGNLIEEINPLMEFGGWETAGIKIHASADYTIKNNVIRGVYGKGNGVHHGIWIDWANQNVRITGNIIYNTAQAALYFEKNIGGHLVDNNVIVGKGVKEQAHQVLLVHNLMIDAGTFFGRDGRQAQYWEPHTYTQKGVWTMETGADRFYNNIYVGVGPGGKQTEQPKAADFNVYYKGAKKAAFEGTQSRVVSDFDPGFTLKSLPDGAEITFAVDPGFPGVPAPIVTSAMLGTNFLTGMAMEHPDGTPMDVTTDLYGATRGTNPTPGPFEKLNIGTNTFRLTVGLAYKGGSTHAQGKVAEVTE